CTTTTCGCTATTACGACTGCGACGCCGAAGGACGAGTCATACCCAAAGAGGGCCTAAACCCCCAAGACAGGCTGAAAGCTGAAAAGATGATCAGGCTTACCGGGCTGGACAAGACACAACCGGAAGAAGGGACTTCCGATTGGGAAGAAGCCTCCGATCGTAGGCAGGAACAGCGTATTAAGTCCCTGATGGAGTCCGAAGAGAAACGGATCGCTTATGAACAGATGCCCTCCGAAGTCCGTCCCCATTTTATTTCTTTTCTGGTCACTATCGTCGAAGCCGACGGCTTCTGGTCCGTCTGGATGCGCGCTTTCCAAGACTTTCCCGAAGTCCAACAAGCCCTAATCCAAGCCCTACCCGGTACCACCGCCCAACATTTCCAAACCGCGGACACCGATACCCCTTAAAACACCAGCCTCCCCAATAGTCACGTAGGGGCGCACCTGCGCGCGCGCCCGTTCCCCAAAATAGCCTGAAAGGCTTACATTCACCAGCCTGGGGCATCGCCCTAGGTCCACGTCCCATCCCCACAACACCTTTAAATCTATATTTTTTGATTTAAAAACACTTAATAATCAAATAAACAAAGACCTTAAAATACATTCCCCTTCATTCTTTCCTATTTATATCATACCCCTTATCTTTAGGTCATATTTTTCGGTCGCGCTATTTACCATTTCGGCGCGTGACGATCTTACGGCGACAGGATAACAGGGCTTAATCAGCCCGACACCCGCCCTTAGTTTTAGGGGCCTTGTGTTTTCATCCGTTATTTTCGGCGTTACTTACCGCCGTCGCCGGGTTCTTACCCGGTAACGGACATCACCTCCGGGTTCCTACCCGGACCGCGCCAAGGATATCGCCATTCGCCCGATTTTTAACCGGTGACCGATTTTTTCAGACCTCAAAACCAAGGAAATGCAGACCTTGCCCCCGGATACGCCCGTCATGACGGAAAACAAAAAATCAGGCTACCAATCCGAAGCCGTGCTCGAAAACAAGCTAATCCAAAAGCTTGTCGAAATGGGCTACAAGCCCGCCAACCTCCCCGACGAACGCGCCCTGATCCAAAACCTGAGAACGCAACTCGAAGCCCACAACAAGACAAGCTTCTCCGACACCGAATTTGCGCAAATCCAGAACACCCTCGCCAAAGGCTCCTCCGTATTCGAAAAGTCGAAAGCCCTCCGCACCAAGCAGGAATACGTTCGCGACGACGGCACCACGGCCTACTACCATTTCCTCGATACCGACCATTGGTGCCGTAACCGCTTTCAGGTCGTCCAGCAGGTGACCATGGAAGGCAAATACAAAAACCGCTACGACGTCACCCTGCTCATCAACGGGCTTCCCCTCGTCCAGATCGAACTCAAGCGCCGGGGCCTAGAGCTCAAGGAGGCTTTCAACCAGACCGGCCGTTACCAAAAACACTCCTACGGAGCGGGAATGGGCCTGTTCCAGTATATCCAGATATTCGTCATCTCAAACGGCGTCAACACCAAGTACTACGCCAACAACCGCAAGCAGTCTTTCAAGCAGACTTTCTTCTGGTCCGACAAGGAAAACCAACCCAAAAAAGAACTTCTCGACGACTTCACTCCAGCCTTCCTCGAACCTTGCCACCTGGCCAAGATGGTATGCAAATACATCGTCCTCAACCAGACCGACAAGATTCTCATGGTGCTCCGCCCCTATCAATATTACGCGGTGGAGGCCATCGTCGACAAAGTCAAGAACAGTAATAAAAACGGATATATCTGGCACACCACCGGTTCGGGCAAGACCCTCACCTCCTTCAAGGCTAGCCAGATAATCCGCGACATGCCCGAGGTCGACAAAGTGGTCTTCGTCGTCGACCGTCGCGACCTCGACTACCAGACCATCAGGGAGTTCGACGCCTTCTCCCCCGGTTGCGTAGAGGCCAATGAGCGCACAAGGGATCTCGTCGACAAATTCGGCGACGACACCAAACTCATCGTCACCACCCTGCAAAAGCTCAACAACGCCGTCACCCGCCGATACAAAAACCGCATGGAGGCCAGGGCCTCCCAATCTGTCGTCTTCATCTTCGACGAATGCCACCGCTCCCAGTTCGGCGACACCCACAAGACCATCTGCGAATTCTTCCCCAAACACCAGATGTTCGGTTTTACCGGTACGCCCATTTTCGCGGAAAATGCCGCCAAAAACAGGCTCGGCAAGCGTACAACCAAAGACCTCTTCGGCGAAGCCCTGCACAAATACGTCATCACCGATGCTATCCGCGACGAAAATGTCCTCCGCTTCTCCGTCGAATATATCGGACGATACCGCAAAAAATCCAGCGCCACGCTTCTCGATATCGAAGTAGAGGATATCGACCGCAAGGAGCTGATGGACTCGCCCAAGCGCCTCGAAAAAATCGTAGACTACATCATCGCTAACCACCCCCGCAAAACATACGGCTCAAACGCCGTCGCAAGGCTCCAGCCTTGTGACTCTTCTGCCAGCAAGGCTCCAGCCTTGCCCCAAACAAAAAACCAAAAACCGAATTTCACGGGCATGTTTTGCGTCAGCAACGTCGAGACGCTCATCAAATACTACGAATTCTTCCAAGAGAAAAAGAACCAAGGCCTGCACAAGCTCACCATAGGGACCATTTTCAGCTATCAGCCCAACGAGGCCGACCAAGACGCCGACGGATATTTCGACAATGAGGAAGTAACGCCGCATTCCCGCGAAAAGCTCGACGAGTTCATAGGCCATTACAACAGCCGCTTCAACACCAAGTACAGCACCAAGGATCCGGAGACTTTCCAGAACTATTACAAAGACCTCTCGAAGCGCGTAAAAAACAGGGAAATAGACATCCTGCTGGTCGTTAACATGTTCCTGACCGGATTCGACTCCAAACCACTCAACACGCTCTACGTCGACAAAAACCTCAAACACCACGGCCTCATCCAAGCCTATTCCCGGACAAACCGGATCTTGAACGAGAAAAAATCGCAGGGCAACATCGTCGTATTCCGAAACCTCAAGGAAGCCACCGACAAGGCCATTACCCTCTTCAGCAACAAGGACGCCGTTGAAGAGATCCTCATGGAGCCCTTCGAAAACTATCTGGACTATTTCGAAGAGGCCTACCGCAAGCTCCTGTCTATCGCACCCACCGTAGACGCCGTGGACCGGCTCCCTTCCGAAAAGGAGGAACTGGATTTCATCCAGGCTTTCCGCAAGCTCATGAGGCTCAAAAACACCATGCGGACCTTTGCCGAATTCGAATGGGAACAACTCGCCATGGACGAACAGACCTTCGAAGACTATAAGAGCAAGTACCTGGACCTCTACGACAAGGCCCGTCAGCCCAAAGAGAAAGTGTCCGTCCTTGATGACGTCGACTTCGAGCTCGAACTCATCCACCGAGATCAGATCAACGTGGCTTACATACTCCGCCTCCTGGCTGAACTCAAGAACGAGCCCCAAGGCGAATCCGAAGAAAAGAAAAAAGCAATCCTCGACCTCATTGGAGGCGAAGCCACCCTCCGAAGCAAACGCGAGCTCATCGAGAAATTCATCGAAGAGAACCTCCCCCAAATCCGCGACACCGACACCATCCCCGACGAGTTCGACGTCTTCTGGGAAAAAGAGACCCAGGAAGCCCTCACCCGCATGATCGACGGAGAAGGCCTGTCACGCCCCAAAACCGTCCAGAAAATCAAAGAATACCTCCATACCCCAAAAACCATCCAGCAACACGAAGCCCTCGACATGCTACAGAAACAACCCTCCATCCTCCTCCGCAAAAAAATAGGCCAACAAATCATCAACGCCTTCAACACCTTCTTCGAAACCTTCATCCACAACACCCCCTAAAACCGTCCCGTCCCGTAGAGGCATGGCATGCCTTGTCTCACACGAGGATGGTCAGACGCCAACAAACACCGTCGCCGGGTTCCTACCCGGTGATCACCCAAACTGCAAGGTTCCGACCTTGCCTTTTAAAATAGAAGATTTACACCTACCACAATCACTCTTTTACCTTCAGTCTCATGTCACAGTCAAGGACCCAAATATCACAGGAAGAATTTATACAAGAATTAAAAGGTGCAAAATCAGAGCAACGGGAGGCTAAGTTTTCAAGCAGAATATTTGATTTTGTATTTCCACTTGGATCAGTTTTTAGTGAAGAGCATGTTCAAAACAAACGATTAGAAAAAAGAATAGAAATACCGATTTCATTCGAAAACTGCGAGTTTAAGAAAGAGTGGGATGTATCAAGAGTGAAGTTCGAAGAGGAAGTAAATATTACACACTCTGTATTTTGTAAGACAGCTAACTTCTCCAAGACAACATTCGAGAAGAAAGCTGATTTTAACAATTCCGAGTTTCAAGGCGACACTTCCTTTCACGAAATCAAGGTTAAAAAAGAAGCTTCATTTGAGTCCGTAAAATTTGGGATAGAAGAAGAGAAAGAGCAAACCAAACTAATATTTGGAGATTCGATCATCCAAACAACCGTGTTACAAAACACTTCTTTTAAGAAGGCTGAATTTTATTCAATGTCAAATTTTGAAGGAGTCTGTTTTATAGGTAACACTAGCTTCGAAAACAGTGAATTCTATAATCAGGTAATATTTGATCAAAGTATGTTCTCAAAAGATAAGGAGAACAGTCAAAACTATTTGAAATTCGATAATGCTACATTTTTCAAGAATGTGAGTCTCAAAGGGCTTTCGTGCCATTTAGTGGCTTTTTTCACCAATACTGATATCCATGAAAAATTTGACTTATCTCCATTGATAAGAGAAAGTGATAATCCTGAACGTGAAGATGATTATGAAAAAGTTACAGAGTTTCATCAGAATATAATATTCAAACCGAAAGAAGTAAAGAAGCCTAAAAGCCTCTTAATAAAAGAAGTCTCATTTCATGAAAAATTGGATCTGGATTTACCTGTCCCCACCATTAAACTGATTTCTTGCAACTTTGGTAGTCTGAGTGGTATAGCAAAAAGCATCATTCGGACCCCCCAATCATTTGAGGAATGTTTTTTCGATAAAGACATCGAAGTTAAAAACGTAGATATCACTGAGGGCATCCTTTTTGAAGATTGGATTTTTAAAAAGACAGTTAAGTTTCCTGATCTAAAATACGAGAAAGGAATATCGTTCTCCAACTGTGAATTCAATGAAAATGTCACGGTAGATCCTAAAACCGAAAAAACGGAGTTTCTGGGGAAATTCGAAATACTAAATTCCGAAATCGGTGGAAACTTGGCGCTCCAAGGTTCCACCTTCCACCAACCCGCCGACTTCTCCAACAGTAAATTCAAACAGAATGTAACCTTCTATCAAGAAAAAGATAAAGAACACGGTATTTCCGAATGCATAGTAACCTTTAATAAGAAGGTTGATTTCGAAAATACAACCTTCGAAGGAAAAGCCATTTTCTGGAAAACCGAATTCAATGAGACCAATTTCGAAAATACCAAATTTCAGAAATTAGCAGACTTCTGGAAAGCTATTTTCCATTCAAAAATGGAATTCAATAAGACTGATTTCAAAGAAAAAATTGTCTTTTCCTTCACCGAATTCAAGCAAGATGTTTCTTTTCTATACTCCAAGATTGAAGACCGTTTAATCATGGAGGAAACAAAGTTCGGTGCCGGATTAGACTTCTCTAGAGCTTTAATACAGGGGGATATTTCCTTTTTCAATTTTGAACCAAAATTTACTTCGAAATCAAAAATAGGGCCTCGGTATCAACGTGAAACCTATCGAATTATTAAAAATGAACTGATTACCCAGAATAATAAAATCGACGCCACCAAATTCCATAAACTGGAAATGGAGGCATATTCAAAAGAGTTGAAGCTTAAGCCCCCGATGGATTTTCAGAAGTATGGTAGAGATGCAATAGAGCGGGTTCAACACTTATTAATACGGTTTAAACGTAAGTATACAATTGTTGCCATAGCATTATTTAATGTATCTATATTATTGTTCGCTTCATTTATTTACGCTCCATCATACGTTGTATTTTTAGTCCCTCTTGGTGCTATATATCTTACGCTATTGATTTGGAGTTTATTTTATAGAAAATATTCAATAACGAACATGGCAGAAATAACCTTCGGTTATTTTGTATTTAAGCTTAAGAACTTTCGATACAAATTTGGTGATCAATCTATAAATTCGTTAAATCGACTTTCCAATTTACACGGCTTATCTTGGGTAAGGGCTTTAGTTTTTACTGTATCCATTATTATAGGTCTTTTTTCGGGTCTACTTTACTTTGGATTGGAAATAAATGCAAAGAGTGAGCACCCTTGGTCATATAAGCCAGCCACTTCTTGGTCAAATTTTTCCTACGAGGCCACAAAAAACAGCATTAGTGACGCCATGCGCCCACTAGCCCAGTTCGCAATCCCAACTCACAGAGCCAAATTCCTTAAAGACGATATCGACGCCATAATCTATGAAGGACAAACACTTCCCACAGACGCAGATCGAGACAAAAACTACAACCACTGGTTCTACATAATCGACTTCCTATCCAGAATCTTCATCGGATACGGCATCTACCAATTCATCGCGGCCTTCCGAAAATTCAACAAAGGATAGATCATACCCAATAACGCTATAAGTTACCCATGGTAGAGACAGGCCATGCCCTGTCTCCCGTTCCAATGACAAACCAACCGCCATCGCCTGGTTCCTACCCGGTGACCACAAAACCTCCGGCTTCCTAGTCGGACGGGCCGAAGGTCCGAAATTCATTAGCCTAGGGCATTGCCCTAGGTCCACTCCAATTTTAACATTCCAACGACCTAATACC
This Fulvitalea axinellae DNA region includes the following protein-coding sequences:
- a CDS encoding HNH endonuclease, with protein sequence MRPVNRGPRPLDNEGNPRQFEKYKRAFRYLIDRIGSYCSYCERRLASNLAVEHVQPKTPVPALELEWDNFLLGCVNCNSTKGDTVPTMANYPWPDSENSFRYYDCDAEGRVIPKEGLNPQDRLKAEKMIRLTGLDKTQPEEGTSDWEEASDRRQEQRIKSLMESEEKRIAYEQMPSEVRPHFISFLVTIVEADGFWSVWMRAFQDFPEVQQALIQALPGTTAQHFQTADTDTP
- a CDS encoding type I restriction endonuclease subunit R, giving the protein MQTLPPDTPVMTENKKSGYQSEAVLENKLIQKLVEMGYKPANLPDERALIQNLRTQLEAHNKTSFSDTEFAQIQNTLAKGSSVFEKSKALRTKQEYVRDDGTTAYYHFLDTDHWCRNRFQVVQQVTMEGKYKNRYDVTLLINGLPLVQIELKRRGLELKEAFNQTGRYQKHSYGAGMGLFQYIQIFVISNGVNTKYYANNRKQSFKQTFFWSDKENQPKKELLDDFTPAFLEPCHLAKMVCKYIVLNQTDKILMVLRPYQYYAVEAIVDKVKNSNKNGYIWHTTGSGKTLTSFKASQIIRDMPEVDKVVFVVDRRDLDYQTIREFDAFSPGCVEANERTRDLVDKFGDDTKLIVTTLQKLNNAVTRRYKNRMEARASQSVVFIFDECHRSQFGDTHKTICEFFPKHQMFGFTGTPIFAENAAKNRLGKRTTKDLFGEALHKYVITDAIRDENVLRFSVEYIGRYRKKSSATLLDIEVEDIDRKELMDSPKRLEKIVDYIIANHPRKTYGSNAVARLQPCDSSASKAPALPQTKNQKPNFTGMFCVSNVETLIKYYEFFQEKKNQGLHKLTIGTIFSYQPNEADQDADGYFDNEEVTPHSREKLDEFIGHYNSRFNTKYSTKDPETFQNYYKDLSKRVKNREIDILLVVNMFLTGFDSKPLNTLYVDKNLKHHGLIQAYSRTNRILNEKKSQGNIVVFRNLKEATDKAITLFSNKDAVEEILMEPFENYLDYFEEAYRKLLSIAPTVDAVDRLPSEKEELDFIQAFRKLMRLKNTMRTFAEFEWEQLAMDEQTFEDYKSKYLDLYDKARQPKEKVSVLDDVDFELELIHRDQINVAYILRLLAELKNEPQGESEEKKKAILDLIGGEATLRSKRELIEKFIEENLPQIRDTDTIPDEFDVFWEKETQEALTRMIDGEGLSRPKTVQKIKEYLHTPKTIQQHEALDMLQKQPSILLRKKIGQQIINAFNTFFETFIHNTP
- a CDS encoding pentapeptide repeat-containing protein → MSQSRTQISQEEFIQELKGAKSEQREAKFSSRIFDFVFPLGSVFSEEHVQNKRLEKRIEIPISFENCEFKKEWDVSRVKFEEEVNITHSVFCKTANFSKTTFEKKADFNNSEFQGDTSFHEIKVKKEASFESVKFGIEEEKEQTKLIFGDSIIQTTVLQNTSFKKAEFYSMSNFEGVCFIGNTSFENSEFYNQVIFDQSMFSKDKENSQNYLKFDNATFFKNVSLKGLSCHLVAFFTNTDIHEKFDLSPLIRESDNPEREDDYEKVTEFHQNIIFKPKEVKKPKSLLIKEVSFHEKLDLDLPVPTIKLISCNFGSLSGIAKSIIRTPQSFEECFFDKDIEVKNVDITEGILFEDWIFKKTVKFPDLKYEKGISFSNCEFNENVTVDPKTEKTEFLGKFEILNSEIGGNLALQGSTFHQPADFSNSKFKQNVTFYQEKDKEHGISECIVTFNKKVDFENTTFEGKAIFWKTEFNETNFENTKFQKLADFWKAIFHSKMEFNKTDFKEKIVFSFTEFKQDVSFLYSKIEDRLIMEETKFGAGLDFSRALIQGDISFFNFEPKFTSKSKIGPRYQRETYRIIKNELITQNNKIDATKFHKLEMEAYSKELKLKPPMDFQKYGRDAIERVQHLLIRFKRKYTIVAIALFNVSILLFASFIYAPSYVVFLVPLGAIYLTLLIWSLFYRKYSITNMAEITFGYFVFKLKNFRYKFGDQSINSLNRLSNLHGLSWVRALVFTVSIIIGLFSGLLYFGLEINAKSEHPWSYKPATSWSNFSYEATKNSISDAMRPLAQFAIPTHRAKFLKDDIDAIIYEGQTLPTDADRDKNYNHWFYIIDFLSRIFIGYGIYQFIAAFRKFNKG